The following are encoded in a window of Lichenicola cladoniae genomic DNA:
- the gspG gene encoding type II secretion system major pseudopilin GspG, with protein MTDRRPARDSGFTLIELLVVIAILGLLIALVAPAVLRQLSGAKLSIAKQSIERIGQILDLYKLDVGNYPGTDEGLQALVSKPSSAENWNGPYVKSNQTPLDPWNHAYIYRNPSNRDGHDYDLCSTGPGGRANDTSAEICNK; from the coding sequence ATGACCGATCGCCGCCCAGCCCGCGATAGTGGCTTTACGCTGATCGAACTGCTGGTGGTAATCGCCATCCTGGGATTGCTGATCGCCCTGGTGGCACCGGCCGTATTGCGGCAGCTCAGCGGCGCCAAGTTGTCCATCGCCAAGCAGTCGATCGAGCGCATCGGGCAGATCCTGGACCTCTACAAGCTCGATGTCGGCAACTACCCCGGCACCGATGAGGGACTGCAGGCCCTAGTCAGCAAGCCTTCCAGCGCCGAGAACTGGAACGGCCCCTACGTGAAGAGCAACCAGACCCCACTCGACCCCTGGAATCATGCCTACATCTATCGCAACCCGTCCAACCGCGACGGGCACGATTACGATCTGTGCTCCACCGGCCCCGGCGGCCGTGCCAACGATACGTCCGCCGAGATTTGCAACAAGTAG
- a CDS encoding acyltransferase family protein, with amino-acid sequence MRSETARLGVLEPDEMGGTPRLVFANQLRGIAALAVVVSHLVGVFWWSRDFIALATSTPVQQGTRPGFTAIVASPWFMAGPFGVALFFLISGLVIPFSLDRLSTRGFLLARILRIYPTYIAALLIEILVLHLNGWFWNKQFPYSTGTILANLLLVHTVSGSPSIDLVNWSLSIELKFYMIAALVAPALRRRKLWLPVAIGSVLTVIALLLRLPSPGSGVVASSFDTVRQTLRMESVYLVFMLIGMLFTLRLRSVANGGLTVAGLLGSIMVLLVLFVFCWRIGPQAEQYPIVLFNYGYALMLFSASFLFRKRIRRAWLLDRLADISYPIYVVHMIVGASIMKLLLLRFGWSPLSCLITALISLLALAIILHRLVERPSISIGRTLAKACFR; translated from the coding sequence ATGCGGTCGGAGACGGCGCGTCTGGGTGTGCTTGAGCCGGATGAAATGGGTGGTACGCCGCGCCTGGTATTCGCAAACCAGCTTCGCGGTATTGCTGCTCTCGCGGTCGTCGTCAGCCATCTCGTAGGGGTATTCTGGTGGTCTCGCGATTTTATCGCGCTTGCAACCAGTACGCCCGTGCAGCAGGGAACGCGCCCCGGTTTTACCGCGATTGTCGCGAGTCCATGGTTCATGGCAGGCCCGTTCGGGGTAGCCTTGTTCTTTCTGATCAGCGGGCTGGTCATTCCGTTTTCGCTCGACCGGCTGAGCACGCGCGGCTTCCTGCTGGCCCGGATCCTGCGCATTTATCCGACCTACATCGCTGCCCTATTGATTGAGATTCTGGTCCTGCACCTGAACGGCTGGTTCTGGAACAAGCAGTTCCCGTATTCGACCGGGACTATCCTGGCCAATCTGTTGCTGGTTCATACAGTGTCCGGATCGCCGAGCATCGACCTGGTGAACTGGTCGCTCAGCATTGAACTCAAATTCTATATGATTGCCGCCTTGGTTGCGCCGGCCTTGCGACGTCGGAAGCTCTGGCTTCCGGTTGCGATCGGCAGTGTGCTGACCGTGATTGCCTTGTTGCTACGACTGCCCTCACCGGGATCGGGCGTCGTTGCTTCCTCGTTCGACACTGTTCGGCAGACGCTCCGGATGGAGAGCGTCTATCTCGTCTTCATGCTGATCGGCATGCTCTTCACGCTGAGGCTGCGATCGGTAGCAAACGGAGGCCTGACGGTCGCCGGGCTTCTCGGCTCCATCATGGTGTTGCTTGTTCTGTTCGTCTTTTGCTGGCGCATCGGACCACAGGCTGAGCAATATCCGATTGTCCTTTTCAACTACGGCTACGCGCTGATGTTGTTTTCAGCGAGTTTTCTGTTTCGAAAGCGGATCAGGCGGGCGTGGCTGCTCGACCGTCTTGCGGACATCAGCTACCCGATTTATGTCGTTCACATGATCGTCGGCGCGTCGATTATGAAACTGTTGCTGTTGCGCTTCGGATGGTCGCCACTGAGTTGCCTGATCACCGCGCTGATAAGCTTGCTGGCCCTCGCGATCATCTTGCACAGGCTCGTCGAGCGACCCTCTATCTCGATCGGCCGGACCCTTGCGAAGGCCTGTTTCAGGTAA
- a CDS encoding ferritin-like domain-containing protein has translation MMLGSQSASAATITTPDIDGDIFNFALNLEYLEAEFYLRAIGQTLAGNMLVTGTGTQGTVTGGSAVPFQSAAIQQYAQRIAVDELSHVRFIRTVLGTGAVAEPTINLSTSFTVLAQAAGLITSGQTFNPFADEISFLLGASIFEDVGVTAYAGAARYITNPDYLEAAAGILAVEAYHSGSIRTLLADIGAGVAFDAISDLRGALSAQIVPGGEAEQRMLIPGNDYNFVANDSNGLAFRRTTAQVLNIVYGGGAASGYLFFPNKLNGAIA, from the coding sequence ATGATGCTCGGCAGCCAGTCTGCAAGCGCCGCCACCATCACAACCCCCGACATTGATGGCGATATCTTCAACTTCGCGCTTAACCTTGAATACCTGGAAGCCGAATTCTATCTTCGCGCTATTGGTCAGACGCTCGCCGGAAACATGCTTGTTACCGGCACCGGCACCCAGGGAACTGTAACCGGCGGTTCGGCGGTTCCGTTCCAGTCGGCGGCGATCCAGCAGTATGCACAGCGCATCGCGGTCGACGAACTGTCACATGTCCGTTTCATTCGCACTGTTCTCGGTACCGGTGCAGTTGCAGAGCCGACGATCAACCTGTCGACCAGCTTTACCGTGCTTGCCCAGGCTGCCGGCCTGATCACGTCCGGTCAGACTTTCAACCCGTTCGCCGACGAGATCAGCTTCCTGCTGGGTGCGTCGATATTCGAAGATGTCGGGGTCACCGCTTATGCGGGTGCGGCCCGCTACATTACCAATCCCGATTACCTCGAGGCTGCTGCCGGCATTCTTGCGGTCGAAGCGTACCATTCAGGTTCGATCCGTACTCTGCTTGCCGACATCGGTGCAGGCGTCGCATTTGACGCGATTTCCGACCTGCGTGGCGCTCTGTCCGCACAGATCGTCCCGGGTGGAGAGGCAGAGCAGCGCATGCTGATCCCGGGAAATGACTATAATTTCGTCGCCAACGACAGCAACGGTCTGGCTTTCCGTCGCACGACGGCTCAGGTGCTGAACATCGTCTACGGTGGTGGTGCGGCGTCCGGTTATCTGTTCTTCCCGAACAAGCTGAACGGTGCGATCGCTTAA
- a CDS encoding lytic transglycosylase domain-containing protein gives MALVASIYHLPPRVLPSVQGVEGGWVGSTHRNTNNTEDLGVMQVNTTWLSPLAHYTHTPVATVYTRLRDDACYNIAAAGAIMRTYLDETGGNLMQAVGNYHSHTATLNVAYQALVIRSAKRLFLPNGVSSSIQRSPAERIALQKRLVRIAKRERG, from the coding sequence ATGGCTCTGGTGGCCTCAATATACCATTTGCCTCCGCGCGTCCTGCCGTCGGTCCAGGGGGTCGAAGGCGGGTGGGTGGGCAGCACGCACCGGAATACCAACAATACCGAGGATCTGGGTGTGATGCAGGTCAACACGACCTGGCTGTCGCCGCTGGCACACTATACGCATACTCCCGTTGCCACGGTCTACACGCGACTGCGCGATGATGCGTGCTACAATATCGCTGCCGCCGGTGCTATCATGAGAACTTATCTCGACGAGACCGGTGGCAATCTGATGCAGGCGGTCGGCAATTACCATTCGCATACGGCGACGCTGAATGTAGCCTATCAGGCACTGGTGATCAGATCTGCAAAGCGGCTGTTTTTGCCGAATGGAGTGAGTAGTTCCATTCAGCGCAGTCCGGCAGAGCGTATTGCGCTGCAAAAACGCCTCGTTCGCATCGCTAAACGCGAACGAGGCTGA
- a CDS encoding prepilin peptidase encodes MPDWLLPLLVSPIVGSFLGVLVVRLPLNQPVAMARSACSSCGTTLAAPDLVPLLSYLVLGGRCRHCRAPIGRFHPAIELAAMLVAGLVVVGWWLHSASVAWLWSGCVLGWTALALAWIDWRCLRLPDVLTLPLLMLGLLSCWMLDRNALPEHAAAALVGYVAFAGLAWSYRRLRGRDGLGPGDAKLLAASGAWVGLAALPVLVLVAALVTLVAAWPGRRARPEIAIPFGPGLAFSLFTVWLYAPAVSMIGAT; translated from the coding sequence ATGCCGGACTGGCTGTTGCCGCTCCTGGTCTCGCCGATCGTCGGCAGCTTCCTGGGCGTGCTGGTCGTGCGCCTGCCGCTGAACCAGCCGGTCGCCATGGCCCGCTCGGCCTGTTCGAGTTGCGGCACCACCCTCGCCGCGCCCGACCTTGTCCCGCTGCTCAGCTACCTCGTCCTGGGCGGCCGGTGCCGCCATTGCCGGGCGCCGATCGGGCGCTTCCACCCGGCGATCGAGCTCGCCGCGATGCTGGTTGCCGGCCTGGTCGTGGTGGGTTGGTGGCTCCACAGCGCCTCGGTCGCCTGGCTCTGGTCCGGCTGCGTCCTGGGCTGGACGGCACTCGCGCTGGCCTGGATCGATTGGCGCTGCCTTCGTCTCCCGGACGTGCTGACCCTGCCGCTGCTCATGCTTGGCCTGCTGTCCTGCTGGATGCTCGACCGGAACGCGCTGCCTGAACATGCCGCCGCCGCCCTGGTCGGATATGTCGCTTTCGCCGGCCTGGCCTGGTCCTATCGCCGGCTGCGCGGCCGCGACGGGCTCGGTCCCGGGGATGCCAAGCTGCTGGCGGCATCCGGCGCCTGGGTCGGCCTCGCGGCGCTGCCGGTGCTGGTGCTGGTGGCCGCACTGGTCACCCTGGTCGCGGCCTGGCCGGGCCGGCGAGCGCGGCCCGAAATCGCGATCCCGTTCGGACCCGGCCTCGCCTTCTCGCTGTTCACGGTGTGGCTGTATGCTCCGGCCGTGTCTATGATCGGCGCCACCTGA
- a CDS encoding type II secretion system F family protein, whose product MASYRFTAITPTGETVRGTTVAATEAEAVAWIRRQGNIPMRAEPSGGGLLEAGLRFEVGRLSRSSLRRQEVTNLTRELSVMLGAGQDLDRAMRFLVETAPNPRVGRVLDGLRAAVRDGSTLNAALMRYPDSFPRLYIGLIRAAEAGGDLSSTLERLATLMERERALVTTLQSAMIYPAMLSLAAIGSIVLLLTKVLPQFVPLFEQNGAALPKSTQFLITAGNILSSYGLFLLLGLVLLAVLARQMLRQERTRLVADRAMLRLPIIGLLMREVLAARFTRTLGTLLGNGVPLIAAMGIVREVIGNLAVLGAIDHATESAKGGAGLSRTLDKAGIFPARAIHLLRLGEETAQLGTMALRAAEIHEEQVRVRVGRLVALLVPIITVIMGAAIAGIVSSLLLAMLSLNDLAQ is encoded by the coding sequence GTGGCTAGTTACCGCTTTACTGCCATCACCCCGACCGGCGAGACGGTGCGGGGCACCACCGTGGCCGCGACCGAGGCCGAGGCAGTCGCCTGGATCAGGCGGCAGGGCAACATCCCGATGCGGGCCGAGCCGTCCGGCGGCGGGCTGCTCGAGGCGGGCCTACGCTTCGAGGTTGGACGCCTGAGCCGGAGTTCGTTGCGCCGGCAGGAAGTCACCAACCTCACCCGCGAGCTGTCGGTCATGCTCGGCGCCGGCCAGGACCTGGACCGGGCGATGCGCTTCCTGGTCGAAACCGCGCCGAACCCGCGCGTCGGCCGGGTGCTGGACGGGCTGCGTGCGGCGGTGCGGGACGGTTCGACCCTCAATGCGGCGCTGATGCGCTATCCGGACAGTTTTCCGCGCCTCTATATCGGCCTGATCCGTGCTGCCGAGGCGGGTGGCGACCTGTCCTCGACGCTGGAACGGCTGGCGACGCTGATGGAACGCGAGCGTGCGCTGGTCACCACGCTGCAATCGGCGATGATCTATCCGGCAATGCTGTCGCTGGCCGCGATCGGCTCGATCGTCCTGCTGCTGACCAAGGTGCTGCCGCAGTTCGTGCCGCTGTTCGAGCAGAACGGCGCCGCCCTGCCGAAATCGACGCAGTTCCTGATCACAGCCGGCAACATCCTGAGCAGCTACGGGCTGTTCCTGTTGCTGGGCCTGGTGCTGCTCGCGGTCCTGGCGCGTCAGATGCTGCGGCAGGAACGAACCAGGCTGGTCGCCGACCGGGCCATGCTGCGCCTGCCGATCATCGGGCTGCTGATGCGCGAAGTGCTGGCGGCGCGTTTCACCCGCACTCTCGGAACGTTGCTGGGAAACGGTGTTCCGCTGATTGCCGCGATGGGGATCGTGCGAGAGGTGATCGGGAACCTCGCGGTGCTGGGTGCGATCGACCACGCGACCGAAAGCGCCAAGGGCGGAGCCGGGCTGTCCCGCACGCTCGACAAGGCCGGGATCTTTCCCGCTCGCGCGATTCATCTGCTTCGCCTCGGCGAGGAAACCGCCCAGCTCGGCACCATGGCGTTGCGCGCGGCCGAAATCCATGAGGAGCAGGTGCGCGTGCGCGTTGGGCGGCTGGTGGCGCTGCTGGTCCCGATCATCACGGTCATCATGGGTGCCGCCATTGCAGGCATCGTGTCGTCGCTGCTGCTGGCGATGCTGAGCCTGAACGACCTGGCGCAGTAG
- the iolD gene encoding 3D-(3,5/4)-trihydroxycyclohexane-1,2-dione acylhydrolase (decyclizing) — protein MQSPSSKTVKLTMAQALVRAMVAQKVEIDGVVVPYFAGVWAIFGHGNVAAMGEALHGARSDITTLRAHNEQGMVHAATGFAKASRGRRAMACTSSIGPGALNMVTGAAVAHVNRVPLLLLPSDTFANRMPDPVLQQLEDFGDGTSTACDAFRPVSRYFDRITRPEQIIPAFLRAMTLLTDPAECGPVTLALCQDVQAEAFDYPESFFAERIHRPRRSRPDDYELDQAVALLRAAKRPMVIAGGGVLYSGADTDLAAFLSKRGIPAGETQGGKSSLPTSHAMNMGGIGVSGTSASNEMAADADLILAIGTRLQDFTTGSWALFRNPDLKIIGLNTQVFDAAKHRAQPLVADAKAGLAALSAALGDWRAESGWTGLAEAARGAWLETASRYTGLPAPNQQALPSDAQVIGAVQRGALASDVVVCAAGGLPAELQKHWQPERAGGYHMEYGFSCMGYEIAGALGVKMACPDREVIVMVGDGSYMMLNAELQTSVMLGHKLVVVLLDNHGFGCINRLQQERGGAPFNNLWCDSQEMREFPAIDFAAHARSMGATSEKVANLPGLAEAMQRARASDRSYVVVIDTDPVATTDAGGAWWDVAVPEVSIRPPVNDAHAQQVTARLNQRVGD, from the coding sequence ATGCAGTCACCATCAAGCAAGACCGTGAAACTCACCATGGCGCAGGCCCTGGTCCGGGCGATGGTCGCGCAGAAGGTCGAGATCGACGGCGTCGTGGTGCCGTACTTCGCCGGTGTCTGGGCGATCTTCGGCCATGGCAATGTGGCTGCCATGGGCGAGGCGCTGCATGGCGCACGCTCCGACATCACCACGCTGCGCGCCCACAACGAGCAGGGCATGGTGCATGCCGCCACCGGCTTCGCGAAGGCGTCGCGCGGCCGCCGGGCGATGGCCTGCACCAGTTCGATCGGGCCGGGCGCGCTCAACATGGTGACCGGCGCCGCGGTCGCGCACGTCAACCGGGTGCCGCTGTTGCTGCTGCCGAGCGACACCTTCGCCAACCGCATGCCGGACCCGGTGCTGCAGCAGCTCGAGGATTTCGGCGACGGCACCAGCACCGCCTGCGACGCGTTCCGCCCGGTGTCGCGCTATTTCGACCGCATAACCCGGCCGGAGCAGATCATCCCGGCCTTCCTGCGTGCGATGACGCTGCTGACCGACCCGGCCGAATGCGGGCCGGTCACGCTGGCACTGTGCCAGGACGTGCAGGCGGAAGCGTTCGACTATCCCGAGAGTTTTTTCGCCGAGCGCATCCATCGCCCCCGTCGGTCGCGCCCGGACGACTATGAGCTCGACCAGGCGGTGGCACTGCTGCGTGCAGCGAAGCGGCCGATGGTGATTGCCGGCGGCGGAGTGCTTTACTCCGGCGCCGACACCGATCTCGCCGCCTTCCTGTCCAAGCGCGGTATTCCGGCGGGCGAGACGCAGGGGGGCAAGTCCTCGCTGCCGACCTCGCACGCGATGAACATGGGCGGCATCGGCGTCAGCGGCACCAGCGCGTCGAACGAGATGGCGGCGGACGCGGACCTTATCCTCGCCATCGGCACCCGCCTGCAGGATTTCACCACCGGCTCATGGGCGTTGTTCCGCAATCCGGACCTGAAGATCATCGGCCTCAACACGCAGGTTTTCGATGCGGCCAAGCATCGGGCTCAGCCGCTGGTCGCCGACGCAAAGGCGGGACTCGCGGCGCTCTCGGCCGCACTCGGCGACTGGCGCGCGGAGTCCGGCTGGACCGGCTTGGCCGAGGCTGCGCGCGGCGCGTGGCTCGAAACAGCGTCGCGCTACACCGGTCTGCCCGCGCCGAACCAGCAGGCGCTGCCGTCGGATGCGCAGGTGATCGGCGCGGTGCAACGCGGTGCCCTGGCGAGCGACGTGGTGGTGTGCGCCGCCGGCGGGTTGCCGGCCGAGCTGCAGAAGCACTGGCAGCCCGAGCGTGCCGGCGGCTACCACATGGAATACGGTTTCTCCTGCATGGGCTATGAGATCGCCGGTGCGCTGGGCGTGAAGATGGCCTGTCCCGACCGCGAGGTCATCGTGATGGTCGGTGACGGTTCCTACATGATGCTGAATGCCGAGCTGCAGACCTCAGTCATGCTCGGGCACAAGCTCGTCGTCGTGCTGCTCGACAATCACGGGTTCGGCTGCATCAACCGGCTGCAGCAGGAACGCGGCGGCGCGCCGTTCAATAATCTCTGGTGCGACAGCCAGGAGATGCGCGAGTTCCCGGCGATCGACTTCGCGGCGCATGCGCGGTCCATGGGAGCCACCTCCGAGAAGGTGGCCAACCTGCCTGGGCTTGCCGAAGCAATGCAGCGGGCTCGCGCCAGCGACCGCAGCTACGTCGTGGTGATCGATACCGACCCGGTCGCCACCACCGATGCCGGTGGCGCCTGGTGGGACGTGGCGGTGCCGGAAGTGTCGATCCGGCCCCCGGTGAACGATGCGCACGCGCAGCAGGTCACCGCACGCCTGAACCAGCGCGTCGGCGACTGA
- a CDS encoding GspE/PulE family protein: protein MNFIPNVPAISDEPVGTDEPPIARLGRLLVETGRCDARSLDRANRAADESGGRLDVILLQLGLVSERGLADGYAELLGMPVVSTDRYPPEEPLLPEKLTPRFLRDVRALPIALEAGELVVAVVDPLDLFAPAAIASATGYPVRTEIAVPIELEAAFDRLYPREGETHTNPDDEAVPLEEDAERLKDLASEAPVIRLVNQIIFRAVETRASDIHIEPFEDRLRVRYRYDGVLHEMESPSPRLIPAITSRIKIMARLDIAERRLPQDGRIKLAVRGQEIDFRVSTIPSLHGETVVLRVLDRNAVTFDYEKLGLAPQVVHRLDEMLALPNGIVLVTGPTGSGKTTTLYTGLLTLNAVTRKVVTVEDPIEYQLSGINQIQIKPQIGLSFATLLRSILRQDPDVIMVGEIRDLETAQIAVQAALTGHLVLSTLHTNSAAAAITRLRDMGVEDYLLTAVLRGVMGQRLVRRLCDLCKTEQPAPAELIKRFRLDTRTERRPLTLFHPVGCPNCRGTGYRGRQAIAEFLAPDAEIERLIFARTDHSAIERAAIAGGMITMFDAGIDAALAGTTTIEEVARSIRSENQDG from the coding sequence ATGAACTTCATTCCGAACGTGCCTGCCATCAGCGACGAACCCGTCGGGACCGACGAACCGCCGATTGCCCGGCTCGGCCGGCTGCTGGTGGAAACCGGCCGCTGCGATGCCCGCAGCCTAGACCGCGCCAACCGCGCCGCGGACGAAAGCGGCGGTCGCCTCGACGTGATCCTGCTGCAGCTCGGGCTGGTGTCCGAGCGCGGCCTGGCCGACGGCTATGCCGAACTGCTTGGGATGCCGGTGGTCTCCACCGACCGCTATCCGCCCGAGGAACCGTTGCTGCCCGAGAAGCTGACGCCCCGCTTCCTGCGCGACGTGAGGGCCCTGCCGATCGCCCTCGAGGCCGGTGAACTGGTCGTGGCGGTGGTCGACCCTCTCGACCTGTTCGCCCCTGCCGCCATCGCATCCGCGACCGGCTATCCGGTACGGACCGAGATCGCCGTGCCGATCGAGCTGGAGGCGGCGTTCGACCGGCTCTATCCGCGCGAGGGCGAAACCCACACCAATCCGGATGACGAGGCGGTCCCGCTCGAGGAGGATGCCGAGCGCCTCAAGGATCTCGCGTCCGAGGCGCCGGTCATCCGGCTGGTCAACCAGATCATCTTCCGTGCCGTCGAGACCCGCGCATCGGACATCCATATCGAGCCGTTCGAGGATCGCTTGCGCGTGCGCTACCGCTATGACGGCGTGCTGCACGAGATGGAGAGTCCCAGCCCACGCCTGATCCCGGCGATCACGTCTCGCATCAAGATCATGGCCAGGCTCGATATCGCCGAGCGCCGGCTGCCGCAGGACGGCCGGATCAAGCTCGCGGTGCGCGGGCAGGAGATCGATTTCCGCGTCTCGACCATCCCGTCGCTGCACGGCGAGACCGTGGTTCTGCGCGTGCTCGACCGCAATGCGGTGACCTTCGACTACGAGAAGCTGGGGCTGGCTCCGCAGGTTGTGCATCGGCTCGACGAGATGCTGGCGCTGCCGAACGGCATCGTGCTGGTCACCGGCCCGACCGGCTCGGGCAAGACCACAACGCTCTACACCGGCCTGCTGACCCTGAACGCCGTGACCCGCAAGGTGGTGACGGTCGAGGACCCGATCGAGTACCAGCTCAGCGGCATCAACCAGATCCAGATCAAGCCGCAGATCGGCCTGTCGTTCGCGACCCTGCTGCGGTCGATCCTGCGCCAGGACCCGGACGTGATCATGGTCGGCGAGATCCGCGACCTGGAGACGGCGCAGATCGCGGTGCAGGCGGCCCTGACCGGCCATCTGGTGCTGTCCACGCTGCATACCAATTCCGCCGCCGCCGCCATCACCCGGCTGCGCGACATGGGCGTCGAGGACTATCTGCTGACCGCCGTGCTGCGGGGCGTGATGGGCCAGCGGCTGGTCCGCCGGCTCTGCGACCTGTGCAAGACCGAGCAGCCGGCGCCGGCCGAGCTGATCAAGCGGTTCCGCCTCGACACACGCACCGAGCGCCGGCCGCTCACCCTGTTCCACCCGGTCGGCTGCCCGAACTGCCGGGGTACCGGCTATCGCGGACGCCAGGCGATCGCCGAGTTCCTCGCCCCCGATGCCGAGATCGAGCGGCTGATCTTCGCCCGCACCGACCACAGCGCGATCGAGCGCGCCGCCATCGCCGGCGGCATGATCACCATGTTCGATGCCGGCATCGATGCGGCACTGGCCGGTACGACAACGATCGAGGAAGTGGCAAGGAGCATCCGCTCCGAGAACCAGGATGGGTGA
- a CDS encoding bifunctional 5-dehydro-2-deoxygluconokinase/5-dehydro-2-deoxyphosphogluconate aldolase: MMSEPELEIVTIGRSSIDVYGQQIGTRLEDMASFSKAVGGCPTNIAIGTSRLGLRSGLITRVGNEPFGRFIREQLGREGVATEGVHTDPNRLTALAFVGVRDSHTFPLIFYRTDCADAALDETDIDPALIARTRSVLVSGTHFSRPHSAAAQRKAMRLVHEAGGKVLFDVDYRPNLWGVAGHDEGESRYVRSEGVSALLREILPECDLIVGTEEELHIAAGSEDTLEAIRIVRRLSPGAVIVCKRGPMGCVVFDDAIPDSLDDGIKGPGFPVEVYNTLGAGDAFMSGFLRGWLRDEPIETCCAYANACGALAVSRLLCSPEIPTFVELQYFLQHGSPTRSLRHDADINHLHWATTRRVQPTPILAFACDHRIQLEAVATEVGASFDRIGAFKRLAVQAAARVAKGRPGFGMFLDGRYGQEALFDASHAGLWVARPVEQTGSRPVEFERDARNGFGSIGAQLVEWPTEQVVKCLCFYHPDDDEALRLRQERELARIQDACRRQNRDLLIEIIAGKHGPLTDDTVPRILERLYSIGLKPDWWKLEPLRSGASWRAAGQVIEAGDPLCRGVVMLGLDAPADDLIAAFSASAATPWVKGFAIGRTIFIDPARAWLAGRIEDAEAVDTMAERFEALVQAWGARSYQAGA, from the coding sequence ATGATGAGCGAACCTGAGCTCGAGATCGTGACGATCGGACGATCCTCCATCGATGTGTACGGCCAGCAGATCGGCACCCGTCTCGAGGACATGGCCAGCTTCAGCAAGGCGGTGGGCGGCTGTCCCACCAACATCGCGATCGGCACCTCGCGCCTCGGCCTGCGCTCCGGCCTGATCACCCGCGTCGGCAACGAGCCGTTCGGCCGCTTCATCCGCGAGCAACTGGGACGCGAGGGCGTCGCCACCGAAGGCGTGCACACCGACCCGAACCGCCTGACCGCGCTTGCCTTCGTCGGCGTCCGCGACAGCCACACCTTCCCGCTGATCTTCTACCGCACCGATTGCGCCGATGCCGCCCTGGACGAGACCGACATCGATCCGGCGCTCATTGCGCGCACCCGCTCGGTGCTGGTCAGCGGCACGCATTTCTCCCGCCCGCACAGTGCCGCGGCGCAGCGCAAGGCGATGCGCCTGGTGCATGAGGCCGGCGGCAAGGTGCTGTTCGACGTGGATTACCGGCCGAACCTGTGGGGTGTCGCCGGCCATGACGAGGGCGAGTCCCGCTACGTACGGTCCGAGGGCGTCAGCGCCCTGCTGCGGGAGATCCTGCCCGAGTGCGACCTGATCGTCGGCACCGAGGAAGAGCTGCACATCGCTGCCGGCAGCGAGGACACGCTCGAGGCGATCCGCATCGTCCGCCGCCTGTCACCCGGTGCGGTCATCGTCTGCAAGCGCGGCCCGATGGGGTGCGTGGTGTTCGACGATGCGATCCCGGACAGTCTCGATGACGGCATCAAGGGTCCGGGCTTTCCGGTCGAAGTCTACAACACGCTCGGCGCCGGCGATGCCTTCATGTCCGGCTTCCTGCGCGGCTGGCTGCGCGACGAACCGATCGAGACCTGCTGCGCCTATGCCAATGCCTGCGGAGCGCTCGCGGTCTCGCGGCTGCTGTGTTCGCCCGAGATCCCGACCTTCGTCGAGCTGCAGTATTTCCTGCAGCACGGCTCGCCGACGCGCAGCCTCCGGCACGATGCCGACATCAACCACCTGCACTGGGCAACCACGCGCCGGGTGCAGCCGACGCCGATCCTGGCATTCGCCTGCGATCATCGGATCCAGCTCGAAGCGGTGGCCACCGAGGTCGGTGCCTCTTTCGACCGCATCGGCGCCTTCAAGCGGCTCGCCGTGCAGGCCGCCGCGCGGGTGGCCAAGGGCCGGCCCGGCTTCGGGATGTTTCTCGACGGACGCTACGGGCAGGAGGCGCTGTTCGATGCATCGCATGCCGGCCTTTGGGTGGCCCGTCCGGTGGAACAGACCGGTTCGCGCCCGGTCGAGTTCGAGCGCGATGCGCGCAACGGCTTCGGGAGCATCGGCGCGCAGCTGGTCGAATGGCCGACCGAGCAGGTGGTGAAATGCCTGTGCTTCTATCATCCCGACGATGACGAGGCGCTGCGCCTGCGCCAGGAGCGCGAACTGGCCCGCATCCAGGATGCCTGCCGCCGCCAGAACCGCGACCTGCTGATCGAGATCATCGCCGGCAAGCATGGTCCGCTGACCGACGATACCGTGCCGCGCATCCTGGAGCGGCTGTATTCGATCGGCCTGAAGCCGGACTGGTGGAAGCTCGAACCGCTGCGTTCCGGCGCATCCTGGCGTGCGGCCGGGCAGGTGATCGAGGCCGGCGATCCGCTGTGCCGCGGTGTCGTGATGCTCGGGCTGGACGCGCCGGCCGACGATCTGATCGCCGCCTTTTCGGCGTCCGCGGCAACGCCGTGGGTCAAGGGCTTCGCCATCGGCCGTACGATCTTCATCGATCCGGCCCGAGCCTGGCTCGCGGGCCGCATCGAGGATGCCGAGGCGGTCGACACGATGGCCGAACGATTCGAGGCCCTGGTCCAAGCCTGGGGTGCGCGCTCATACCAGGCCGGCGCCTGA